A part of Oncorhynchus masou masou isolate Uvic2021 chromosome 21, UVic_Omas_1.1, whole genome shotgun sequence genomic DNA contains:
- the LOC135508237 gene encoding protein max-like isoform X3, which translates to MSDNEDIDVDSDADKRAHHNALERKRRDHIKDSFSSLRDSVPALQGEKVSKASRAQILDKATDYIQYMRRKNHTHQQDIDDLKKQNALLEQQVRALEKAKGNTTLQANYTSSDSSLYTNPKGSTVSAFDGGSDSSSESEPEEPPNRKKLRVEPS; encoded by the exons ATGAGCGACAACGAAGATATCGATGTCGACAGTGAC GCAGACAAACGAGCACATCACAATGCGCTGGAGCGCAAGCGTAGGGACCACATTAAAGACAGCTTCAGCAGTTTACGGGACTCTGTGCCTGCGTTACAAGGGGAGAAGGTTAGTAAA GCCTCCCGAGCTCAGATCCTAGACAAAGCCACAGACTACATCCAGTACATGAGACGGAAAAACCACACACACCAGCAGGACATTGACGACCTGAAGAAGCAGAATGCACTGCTGGAGCAGCAGG TCCGTGCACTGGAGAAAGCCAAGGGGAACACTACGCTCCAGGCCAACTACACATCCTCTGACAGCAGCTTGTACACCAACCCCAAGGGGAGCACAGTGTCCGCCTTTGATGGTGGCTCCGACTCCAGCTCTGAATCAGAGCCAGAGGAGCCGCCCAACAGAAAGAAGCTGCGTGTGGAGCCCAGCTAG
- the LOC135508237 gene encoding protein max-like isoform X4 has product MSDNEDIDVDSDADKRAHHNALERKRRDHIKDSFSSLRDSVPALQGEKASRAQILDKATDYIQYMRRKNHTHQQDIDDLKKQNALLEQQVRALEKAKGNTTLQANYTSSDSSLYTNPKGSTVSAFDGGSDSSSESEPEEPPNRKKLRVEPS; this is encoded by the exons ATGAGCGACAACGAAGATATCGATGTCGACAGTGAC GCAGACAAACGAGCACATCACAATGCGCTGGAGCGCAAGCGTAGGGACCACATTAAAGACAGCTTCAGCAGTTTACGGGACTCTGTGCCTGCGTTACAAGGGGAGAAG GCCTCCCGAGCTCAGATCCTAGACAAAGCCACAGACTACATCCAGTACATGAGACGGAAAAACCACACACACCAGCAGGACATTGACGACCTGAAGAAGCAGAATGCACTGCTGGAGCAGCAGG TCCGTGCACTGGAGAAAGCCAAGGGGAACACTACGCTCCAGGCCAACTACACATCCTCTGACAGCAGCTTGTACACCAACCCCAAGGGGAGCACAGTGTCCGCCTTTGATGGTGGCTCCGACTCCAGCTCTGAATCAGAGCCAGAGGAGCCGCCCAACAGAAAGAAGCTGCGTGTGGAGCCCAGCTAG
- the LOC135508237 gene encoding protein max-like isoform X2, protein MSDNEDIDVDSDADKRAHHNALERKRRDHIKDSFSSLRDSVPALQGEKQSVKQASRAQILDKATDYIQYMRRKNHTHQQDIDDLKKQNALLEQQVRALEKAKGNTTLQANYTSSDSSLYTNPKGSTVSAFDGGSDSSSESEPEEPPNRKKLRVEPS, encoded by the exons ATGAGCGACAACGAAGATATCGATGTCGACAGTGAC GCAGACAAACGAGCACATCACAATGCGCTGGAGCGCAAGCGTAGGGACCACATTAAAGACAGCTTCAGCAGTTTACGGGACTCTGTGCCTGCGTTACAAGGGGAGAAG CAATCTGTCAAACAGGCCTCCCGAGCTCAGATCCTAGACAAAGCCACAGACTACATCCAGTACATGAGACGGAAAAACCACACACACCAGCAGGACATTGACGACCTGAAGAAGCAGAATGCACTGCTGGAGCAGCAGG TCCGTGCACTGGAGAAAGCCAAGGGGAACACTACGCTCCAGGCCAACTACACATCCTCTGACAGCAGCTTGTACACCAACCCCAAGGGGAGCACAGTGTCCGCCTTTGATGGTGGCTCCGACTCCAGCTCTGAATCAGAGCCAGAGGAGCCGCCCAACAGAAAGAAGCTGCGTGTGGAGCCCAGCTAG
- the LOC135508237 gene encoding protein max-like isoform X1 — protein sequence MSDNEDIDVDSDADKRAHHNALERKRRDHIKDSFSSLRDSVPALQGEKVSKQSVKQASRAQILDKATDYIQYMRRKNHTHQQDIDDLKKQNALLEQQVRALEKAKGNTTLQANYTSSDSSLYTNPKGSTVSAFDGGSDSSSESEPEEPPNRKKLRVEPS from the exons ATGAGCGACAACGAAGATATCGATGTCGACAGTGAC GCAGACAAACGAGCACATCACAATGCGCTGGAGCGCAAGCGTAGGGACCACATTAAAGACAGCTTCAGCAGTTTACGGGACTCTGTGCCTGCGTTACAAGGGGAGAAGGTTAGTAAA CAATCTGTCAAACAGGCCTCCCGAGCTCAGATCCTAGACAAAGCCACAGACTACATCCAGTACATGAGACGGAAAAACCACACACACCAGCAGGACATTGACGACCTGAAGAAGCAGAATGCACTGCTGGAGCAGCAGG TCCGTGCACTGGAGAAAGCCAAGGGGAACACTACGCTCCAGGCCAACTACACATCCTCTGACAGCAGCTTGTACACCAACCCCAAGGGGAGCACAGTGTCCGCCTTTGATGGTGGCTCCGACTCCAGCTCTGAATCAGAGCCAGAGGAGCCGCCCAACAGAAAGAAGCTGCGTGTGGAGCCCAGCTAG